A portion of the Hoplias malabaricus isolate fHopMal1 chromosome 1, fHopMal1.hap1, whole genome shotgun sequence genome contains these proteins:
- the LOC136710760 gene encoding membrane-spanning 4-domains subfamily A member 4D → MKYSFKSDDCMVITIPIQSIRNAADGQLLPENFTCVFKDMYKVFLRGRPKAMGAAQMTTGVFIMCLGAVFITKFGIEHARHIAPSVLFVACGILTYAAGHTPVMPVMKMSFVFNVVALFWAIAAIILCPVTEGSPYSSPNTKEKMYVGLKAVLIVLNLLEFFLAAVMIFWESKAVCRAHFNTLPMITLKQDQ, encoded by the exons ATGAAGTACTCATTCAAATCCGATGACTGTATGGTCATCACCATCCCCATCCAGAGCATCAGGAATGCTGCAGACGGTCAGCTTTTACCTGAAAACTTCACCTGTGTGTTTAAGGACATGTACAAGGTTTTTCTGAGGGGACGACCGAAGGCCATGGGA GCAGCGCAGATGACCACTGGAGTTTTCATCATGTGTCTTGGAGCTGTTTTTATAACCAAATTCGGCATCGAACACGCCAGGCACATTGCTCCCAGCGTTCTG tttgtcGCCTGTGGTATCCTGACGTACGCTGCTGGACACACTCCAGTTATGCCTGTG ATGAAAATGTCCTTTGTCTTCAACGTGGTGGCTCTCTTCTGGGCCATCGCCGCCATCATTCTGTGTCCAGTGACTGAAGGTTCACCTTATTCTTCGCCTAATACTAAG GAGAAGATGTACGTGGGGCTGAAGGCTGTGCTCATCGTGCTGAACCTGCTGGAGTTTTTCCTTGCAGCGGTGATGATCTTTTGGGAAAGTAAAGCTGTCTGCAGAGCGCACTTCAACACCTTG CCCATGATCACACTGAAGCAGGACCAGTGA
- the si:ch211-269k10.4 gene encoding uncharacterized protein si:ch211-269k10.4 produces the protein MARANISMDIISENPRQHQTKGSDVDPLIKYYKATTLIPAKPLPLHRLLDKQPAAWASVQIVSGILSFGLGAVFAVEFEIHNLFLTLFRVPLLTGIMFLLAGCLSSLLHKHPGLLQVCFASNVLCLVVALIGAVLLCVDFATMVPEDSVKYQVEIVVLCVTVLDIVVSAVLIFLIHIEKRNIEKDTK, from the exons ATGGCTCGTGCGAATATTTCCATGGATATAATCAGCGAGAACCCGAGACAACATCAAACCAAAGGCAGCGACGTGGACCCGCTGATCAAATACTACAAAGCTACCACACTGATTCCTGCCAAACCCCTACCACTGCATCGACTGCTGGACAAACAACCAGCCGCCTGGGCC TCGGTGCAGATTGTGAGCGGAATCCTGAGTTTTGGACTCGGCGCCGTGTTCGCTGTGGAGTTTGAAATTCACAATCTGTTCCTCACTCTCTTCAGAGTCCCTCtcctcactggaataatg TTTTTACTCGCGGGATGCCTCTCCAGTCTCCTGCACAAACACCCCGGCCTTCTGCAG GTCTGCTTTGCTTCTAATGTTTTGTGTTTGGTCGTGGCCCTGATCGGAGCcgtgctgctgtgtgtggatTTTGCAACAATGGTGCCAGAAGATTCAGTGAAATATCAG GTGGAGATTGTGGTGCTGTGTGTGACGGTGTTGGACATTGTGGTCTCCGCTGTTCTCATATTCTTAATCCATATTGAGAAACGCAACATTGAGAAAGACacaaaataa